One part of the Leptolyngbya sp. CCY15150 genome encodes these proteins:
- a CDS encoding thioesterase family protein — MSSEIKPYGTLQANTHITSDRWFEYGVHAYPNHTDYSGAVWHGTYLAWMEEARVDYLRQLGVSFADLVELGCDLPVVDLSIRYHRSLRMGESALVCAQMRDMAGVRMTWDYKIQSLDRQETYVSAQVVLVPVDRDKGKIMRRLPANIQEALMKLVQ; from the coding sequence ATGTCGTCTGAAATCAAGCCCTACGGTACCCTTCAAGCCAATACTCACATCACGAGCGATCGCTGGTTTGAATATGGCGTCCATGCCTACCCCAACCATACGGACTATTCAGGGGCTGTCTGGCATGGCACCTATCTTGCCTGGATGGAAGAGGCACGGGTAGACTATTTGCGCCAGTTGGGGGTGAGCTTTGCCGATTTAGTGGAGCTCGGCTGTGACTTACCCGTGGTCGATCTCAGCATTCGCTACCACCGTTCCCTACGCATGGGTGAATCCGCCCTCGTGTGCGCCCAGATGCGGGATATGGCAGGGGTGCGTATGACCTGGGACTATAAAATTCAGTCTCTCGATCGGCAGGAAACCTATGTTTCAGCCCAGGTTGTTCTGGTGCCAGTCGATCGCGACAAGGGCAAAATTATGCGCCGGCTGCCTGCCAATATTCAAGAAGCGCTGATGAAACTTGTCCAGTAA
- a CDS encoding DUF3288 family protein codes for MANDQDRSNEQQHPLWKRDRETVMTLIQGEPTDLNLVELARLRIRYQGFPGARDIQADLEKVMNRWKLTEEALFERTRQIHTLGTIYRGRSNRQDDWS; via the coding sequence ATGGCCAATGATCAGGATCGATCTAACGAGCAGCAGCATCCTCTATGGAAACGCGATCGCGAAACGGTGATGACGCTCATTCAAGGTGAGCCCACCGACCTCAACTTAGTGGAGTTGGCCCGGCTGCGGATTCGCTACCAGGGCTTTCCAGGGGCGCGGGATATTCAGGCAGATCTGGAAAAGGTGATGAACCGATGGAAGCTCACGGAGGAGGCTTTATTTGAGAGAACGCGCCAAATCCATACCCTAGGAACCATCTATCGAGGCCGTAGTAATCGACAAGACGATTGGAGTTAG
- a CDS encoding caspase family protein, with product MRVRRRTFLQTSVALTAYGLSQAGLSWIADRSHVALAQPTRRKLALLVGINAYPDRACDSETDCWAGRGSGIPLQGCLTDVELQRELLRYRFGFSDRDIVTLVNDQATREGIETAFLSHLVEQARPGDVVVFHFSGLGSRLQTIGSDRPLRSLVPVDGLLPTPEHPVINDIGLDTLGLLLQSLKTDQVVTVLDTSYTTPASILQGTLRVRSRPNAPSGQISDEEQALQERLLSQLKVSREQLAAQVSRLQFPGMVISAAADQQPAAEGQWNGFSAGLLTYALTQQLWSATPATTLRNSLSRASGTIEQVVGGRQQPMLTGSRSTDQKLLPYYLPSILTQGADGIIQTAGNDGKGIQVLLAGVPAQVLEQYGPDTVLTVDAPMSGDTGDRPPATILLRVRSRDGLRATARLCCNSPASVVLTPGQPVYESIRVIPRQVGLTVAIDPSLERVERVDATSAFSTLASISSVVSGGQPADCLFGKTQPLTQAIAASLPSDRPSTDDVVTQVDVMPAGPELLPSKTSYGLFYLGKTAIPNTTAEDDEAVKTAVTRLTPRLRTLLGTKLVRLTESGGSSRLGVRATLELVTPQERIVAQQETGRAPWTPPEGRLAALLVSSELPELPMGGRIQYRLYNYSDRPVYFILFGLDSNSNAIALYPADPNAASLGNVAIQPGEILTIPSPSTTSEWIVRGAIAPAETHLIFSRSPFAKTTAVLNASMPSRNSASRVSVVHNPLEVARAILDDLHHATKAASDRPLEFSPDAYALNVNDWATLSFMYRITEEPTA from the coding sequence GTGAGGGTAAGGCGACGCACATTTCTCCAGACTTCAGTCGCCCTGACAGCCTACGGGCTTAGTCAGGCAGGACTATCGTGGATAGCCGATCGCTCCCACGTCGCTCTTGCCCAGCCGACGCGGCGAAAGCTGGCCCTGCTCGTGGGTATCAACGCCTATCCCGATCGCGCCTGTGATTCTGAAACAGACTGCTGGGCAGGACGAGGCAGTGGCATACCCCTGCAGGGCTGCTTAACCGATGTAGAGCTGCAGCGGGAACTGTTGCGATATCGGTTTGGCTTTAGCGATCGCGACATTGTCACCTTGGTCAATGACCAGGCAACCCGAGAAGGGATTGAAACAGCATTTTTATCCCACTTGGTGGAGCAAGCTCGGCCGGGGGATGTGGTGGTGTTTCACTTTAGTGGGTTGGGTAGCCGTCTGCAGACCATCGGCAGCGATCGCCCTCTACGTTCCTTGGTGCCGGTAGACGGACTGCTGCCCACGCCAGAACATCCGGTCATTAACGATATAGGTCTAGACACCCTGGGGCTGTTGTTGCAGTCCCTGAAGACCGATCAGGTGGTGACAGTGCTAGACACCAGCTACACCACGCCCGCCTCAATTTTGCAGGGTACTCTACGGGTGCGATCGCGCCCCAATGCCCCCAGCGGTCAGATCAGCGACGAAGAACAGGCCCTCCAAGAACGGCTGCTCAGCCAGTTAAAAGTATCCCGAGAACAGCTTGCAGCCCAGGTGAGTCGGCTACAGTTTCCCGGCATGGTGATATCCGCCGCCGCGGATCAGCAACCGGCTGCAGAAGGGCAATGGAATGGCTTTAGCGCTGGGCTATTGACCTACGCTCTCACCCAACAACTTTGGTCTGCCACCCCAGCCACCACCCTGCGCAATAGCCTCAGTCGGGCGTCCGGCACCATTGAGCAGGTGGTGGGTGGCCGTCAACAGCCCATGCTCACCGGCAGCCGCAGCACAGATCAAAAACTCTTGCCCTATTATCTGCCCTCGATTCTCACCCAAGGTGCCGATGGCATCATTCAGACAGCAGGCAATGACGGCAAAGGCATTCAGGTGCTGCTGGCGGGCGTACCGGCCCAGGTTCTAGAGCAATATGGCCCCGATACGGTGCTGACTGTAGATGCACCCATGAGTGGTGATACCGGCGATCGCCCCCCAGCCACCATTCTGCTACGAGTGCGATCGCGGGATGGTCTGCGGGCCACGGCTCGTCTGTGTTGCAATAGCCCGGCTTCCGTTGTGCTGACACCAGGGCAACCGGTTTATGAATCGATCCGAGTGATTCCTCGGCAGGTGGGGCTCACCGTGGCCATCGATCCATCCTTAGAGCGGGTGGAGCGGGTGGATGCCACTAGCGCCTTTTCCACCCTTGCCAGTATTTCCTCTGTCGTTTCCGGTGGGCAGCCCGCGGACTGTCTCTTTGGTAAAACCCAGCCCTTGACGCAGGCGATCGCTGCATCATTACCCAGCGATCGCCCCTCTACCGATGATGTGGTGACTCAGGTTGATGTGATGCCGGCGGGGCCGGAGCTATTGCCGAGTAAAACAAGCTATGGGCTGTTCTATCTTGGCAAGACCGCCATTCCCAATACCACAGCAGAAGATGACGAAGCGGTGAAAACAGCCGTCACACGCCTGACGCCTAGGCTGCGCACGCTGTTGGGCACGAAGCTCGTGCGGCTCACCGAAAGCGGCGGTTCATCGCGGCTGGGCGTGCGTGCAACCCTAGAGTTGGTGACCCCCCAAGAGCGGATTGTGGCCCAGCAAGAAACTGGCCGCGCCCCTTGGACACCTCCAGAAGGTCGGCTGGCTGCCCTCTTAGTCAGCAGCGAGTTGCCCGAACTGCCCATGGGTGGACGGATCCAATATCGCCTCTATAACTACAGCGATCGCCCCGTCTACTTTATTCTGTTTGGCTTAGACAGCAACAGTAATGCGATCGCCCTCTATCCTGCCGATCCCAATGCCGCCAGCCTAGGCAATGTCGCCATTCAACCGGGCGAAATTCTGACGATTCCTAGCCCATCCACCACCTCAGAATGGATTGTTCGAGGAGCGATCGCGCCTGCAGAAACTCACCTCATCTTTAGTCGTAGTCCCTTCGCCAAAACGACGGCTGTACTCAATGCTTCCATGCCCTCTCGCAACAGTGCCAGTCGGGTCAGCGTTGTTCACAATCCCCTAGAAGTAGCCCGAGCCATCTTAGATGACCTGCATCATGCTACCAAAGCAGCCAGCGATCGCCCCCTAGAGTTTTCGCCAGACGCCTATGCGCTGAACGTTAACGACTGGGCAACCCTCAGCTTTATGTACCGGATCACCGAAGAGCCCACAGCCTAG
- the sat gene encoding sulfate adenylyltransferase, with the protein MKHYPDGIPPHGGVLINRIATPEQRQSFLAQADALPRVTLDERATSDLVMIAIGGFSPLDGFMNQADYLSVVVDMHLASGLPWAVPVTLSVSEDVAAPLSEGSTIRLDDASGRFIGVMELTEKYHYDKQKEAINVYRTDEDKHPGVKVVYDQGDVNLAGPVWLLEREAHPQFPDYQIDPAESRRLFKERGWSTVVGFQTRNPIHRAHEYIQKCALETVDGLFLHPLVGATKSDDIPADVRMRCYEIMMEHYFPTDRVILAINPSAMRYAGPREAIFHALIRKNYGCTHFIVGRDHAGVGDYYGTYDAQHIFDEFDPDALGIVPMKFEHAFYCTRTQSMATTKTSPSAPDERVHLSGTKVRQLLRSGELPPPEFSRPEVAAELARAMKVTVEA; encoded by the coding sequence TTGAAGCATTATCCAGATGGCATTCCCCCCCATGGTGGGGTTCTGATCAATCGCATTGCCACCCCGGAACAACGTCAATCATTCTTAGCTCAAGCGGATGCTCTACCCCGCGTGACGCTCGACGAACGGGCTACGTCAGACCTAGTCATGATTGCGATTGGAGGGTTCAGCCCGCTGGATGGCTTTATGAACCAAGCGGACTATCTCTCGGTGGTCGTGGATATGCACCTAGCCTCGGGGCTTCCTTGGGCTGTGCCGGTGACCCTCTCCGTCAGCGAAGACGTGGCAGCGCCGCTCTCCGAAGGCAGCACGATTCGCCTAGATGACGCCAGCGGTCGCTTTATCGGCGTGATGGAACTCACCGAGAAGTATCACTACGATAAACAAAAAGAGGCCATCAACGTCTATCGCACCGACGAAGATAAGCATCCCGGTGTGAAGGTTGTCTATGACCAAGGCGATGTGAATCTAGCTGGGCCGGTTTGGTTGCTCGAACGGGAAGCCCATCCCCAGTTTCCTGACTACCAAATCGATCCCGCCGAATCCCGCCGTCTATTTAAAGAGCGGGGCTGGTCAACGGTGGTAGGTTTCCAAACCCGTAACCCCATTCACCGGGCCCATGAGTACATTCAAAAATGTGCCCTGGAAACCGTTGATGGTCTGTTTTTACATCCCCTCGTGGGCGCAACCAAAAGTGACGACATTCCCGCCGATGTGCGAATGCGCTGCTACGAAATTATGATGGAACACTACTTCCCCACCGACCGGGTGATTCTGGCCATCAACCCCTCTGCCATGCGCTATGCTGGGCCACGAGAAGCCATCTTCCACGCTCTCATTCGTAAGAATTATGGCTGCACGCACTTTATTGTGGGTCGCGACCATGCGGGAGTGGGTGACTATTACGGCACCTATGATGCGCAACACATTTTTGATGAGTTTGATCCCGATGCCTTGGGTATTGTTCCCATGAAGTTTGAGCACGCCTTTTACTGCACCCGCACTCAGTCGATGGCAACGACCAAGACGAGTCCAAGTGCGCCCGATGAGCGGGTTCACCTCTCGGGTACAAAAGTGCGTCAACTGCTGCGCAGCGGAGAACTGCCGCCGCCAGAGTTTTCCCGTCCTGAGGTGGCTGCAGAGCTAGCTCGGGCTATGAAGGTCACCGTGGAGGCGTAG
- the mnmA gene encoding tRNA 2-thiouridine(34) synthase MnmA: MKKVVVGLSGGVDSSVAAATLHHQGYTVEGLTLWLMKGKGQCCSEGMVDAAQLCEQLGIPYHVVDSREVFQAEIIDYLVKGYGAGVTPLPCSQCNKAVKFGPMLRYARETLGIDTIATGHYARIVHDAESDRYQLHRAVDLTKDQSYFLYDLPQAVLAATQFPLGDQTKVETRRMAAQLGLHTAEKPESQDLCLIEAHGSMQTFLDRYLAPTEGDIVDQSGTVLGKHTGIHHYTIGQRKGLGIAAAQPLYVIDIDAGRNQVIVGDRDSTHQRECTVQQVNWVSIAPPSAPLRAMVQIRYRSAAVPATVMPILGEGESDRVRIVFDEPQFSITPGQAAVWYDDASNCILLGGGIIEPSKDSPNTVF, from the coding sequence ATGAAGAAGGTTGTCGTTGGGCTTTCAGGCGGCGTCGATAGTTCCGTGGCGGCCGCCACCCTGCACCATCAAGGCTATACCGTAGAAGGCTTAACGCTCTGGCTGATGAAAGGCAAGGGGCAATGTTGCTCGGAAGGAATGGTCGATGCAGCTCAGCTCTGTGAACAGTTGGGCATTCCTTACCACGTGGTAGACAGCCGCGAGGTCTTTCAGGCTGAAATCATTGATTACTTAGTCAAAGGCTATGGAGCCGGTGTGACGCCGCTGCCCTGTTCCCAGTGCAATAAGGCGGTGAAGTTTGGGCCGATGCTGCGCTATGCGCGAGAAACCCTAGGCATCGACACCATTGCCACCGGGCACTACGCCCGGATTGTTCATGATGCCGAGAGCGATCGCTACCAACTGCACCGCGCGGTCGATCTAACCAAAGATCAATCCTACTTTCTCTATGACCTGCCCCAAGCCGTACTTGCTGCCACCCAGTTTCCCCTCGGCGACCAAACCAAGGTAGAAACTCGGCGCATGGCGGCCCAGCTCGGGCTCCATACGGCGGAGAAACCCGAAAGCCAAGATCTCTGCTTGATTGAAGCCCATGGCTCCATGCAAACCTTCCTCGATCGCTACCTAGCGCCCACGGAAGGTGACATCGTCGATCAATCCGGTACGGTGTTAGGAAAACATACCGGCATTCACCACTACACCATCGGGCAGCGCAAAGGTCTAGGCATTGCCGCCGCCCAACCCCTCTATGTCATCGACATTGATGCGGGGCGCAATCAAGTCATTGTGGGCGATCGCGACAGTACCCATCAACGGGAATGCACGGTGCAGCAGGTGAATTGGGTGTCGATCGCCCCGCCCAGCGCGCCCCTGCGGGCCATGGTGCAAATTCGCTATCGATCGGCAGCGGTGCCGGCCACAGTCATGCCTATTCTGGGTGAAGGTGAGAGCGATCGCGTGCGGATTGTCTTTGACGAGCCGCAGTTTAGCATCACCCCCGGACAGGCCGCAGTTTGGTACGATGATGCCAGCAACTGCATCCTGTTAGGGGGCGGCATTATTGAACCATCCAAGGACTCCCCAAACACAGTATTCTAA
- a CDS encoding NAD(P)H-hydrate dehydratase, which yields MTYPSKETRSDRSWVQSVVVTADQMAAIETRLFDAGMPVAALMEKVAGLIAQRIQALYPLGEGRRVGVLVGPGHNGGDALVVARELWLRGYTVLLHCPFSRCKDLTAAHRRYAEALGIPGSDRFEDLQACHVLIDGLFGFGLTRPLEGAIATLVDQINTWKKPVVSIDLPSGLHTDTGAVLGTALRATHTLCLGLWKAACLQDGALNYLGQVEWLDFDLPQADIQAVVGSAPSLRRVTVATAIAALPAPVITTHKYEQGHVLLVAGSQTYPGAALLTALGARASGAGMVSIAVPASLRVLIVNQVPEALVIPCPEDDTGAIAHLPSNLDLRRYDAIACGPGLSRGAQAVLETILAAPCPLLLDADGLNGLAELKLVSSLRSRSQPTILTPHPGEFKRLFPHLTDQMSDRLSVVRQAAQDSGAIVLLKGARVAIASDQQVWINPESTPALARGGSGDVLTGLAGGILSQTAPAAEPVLRAIATAAWWHAQAGCLAAAQRTTRGVDAFTLTQFLIPALRQHPIS from the coding sequence ATGACTTATCCCTCCAAGGAAACTAGGAGCGATCGCTCTTGGGTGCAATCGGTGGTGGTGACCGCCGATCAGATGGCCGCTATTGAAACCCGGCTGTTTGATGCCGGGATGCCCGTGGCGGCGCTGATGGAGAAGGTTGCCGGTCTGATTGCCCAACGGATTCAGGCGCTCTATCCCCTAGGCGAAGGACGACGGGTGGGCGTCTTGGTCGGCCCAGGGCACAATGGCGGGGATGCGTTGGTGGTGGCGCGGGAGCTGTGGCTGCGCGGCTACACGGTACTGCTACACTGCCCCTTTTCCCGCTGCAAAGACTTGACCGCGGCCCATCGCCGCTATGCTGAGGCGCTGGGGATTCCAGGCAGCGATCGCTTCGAGGATCTCCAGGCTTGCCATGTGCTCATTGATGGCCTGTTTGGCTTTGGGCTCACCCGTCCCCTAGAGGGAGCGATCGCCACCCTGGTTGACCAGATCAATACCTGGAAAAAGCCCGTGGTCAGCATCGACCTACCCTCGGGCCTGCATACCGACACCGGCGCTGTTCTGGGTACGGCCCTGCGCGCCACCCATACCCTTTGTTTAGGTCTCTGGAAGGCGGCCTGTCTGCAAGATGGGGCGCTGAACTATCTGGGTCAGGTGGAGTGGCTGGATTTTGACCTGCCCCAGGCTGATATCCAGGCCGTGGTGGGATCAGCACCCTCTTTGCGACGCGTTACTGTGGCAACCGCGATCGCTGCCCTGCCTGCTCCGGTGATCACCACTCACAAATATGAACAGGGGCATGTGCTTCTGGTGGCCGGCTCGCAAACCTATCCAGGGGCAGCTCTGTTAACCGCTCTGGGAGCCAGGGCCAGCGGGGCGGGTATGGTATCGATCGCGGTTCCGGCCTCCCTGCGGGTCTTGATCGTCAACCAAGTACCGGAAGCCTTGGTGATTCCCTGCCCTGAGGACGATACGGGGGCGATCGCTCACCTACCCTCTAACCTGGATCTGCGCCGCTACGATGCCATTGCCTGTGGCCCAGGATTAAGCCGAGGTGCCCAAGCGGTGCTTGAAACGATCCTAGCGGCTCCCTGTCCCTTGTTGCTCGATGCCGATGGGCTGAATGGTCTGGCCGAGCTAAAGCTGGTCTCTAGCCTGCGATCGCGATCGCAACCCACCATTCTCACGCCCCATCCCGGTGAGTTTAAGCGCCTCTTTCCCCACCTGACGGATCAGATGAGCGATCGCCTCTCGGTGGTGCGGCAAGCGGCCCAGGACAGCGGAGCCATCGTCCTCCTCAAGGGGGCCAGGGTGGCGATCGCCAGCGATCAACAGGTATGGATCAATCCTGAAAGTACTCCAGCCCTAGCCCGAGGGGGCAGCGGTGACGTGTTGACGGGCCTAGCCGGGGGGATTTTATCTCAAACTGCGCCTGCGGCAGAGCCTGTTTTGAGAGCGATCGCCACCGCCGCTTGGTGGCATGCTCAAGCAGGCTGCCTCGCCGCCGCCCAGCGCACCACCCGAGGGGTCGATGCCTTTACCCTGACGCAATTCCTCATCCCGGCCCTACGCCAGCACCCGATTTCCTAA
- a CDS encoding ribonuclease R family protein: MEFTIATLLTNFSDDKLVAPKVLEKKLSCEDDTSLRRLQIALDALERIGILTKDRGRYRRVSENDVVEGKLRCSSKGFCFAIQDSEGADDIYVRESQLNTAWNGDRVLVRVTKEGSRRRSPEGEVRLILERANNSVLARVKKVGDEYRAVPLDDRLLFELELQPGRDDPDGKRLEEAVDQLVHVGIVRYPLGQNRPLGRVAQILGSDAEAASDIDIVCCKYDLPRIFSEDVLQAAKALPTKLRKSDLKGRMDLRHLPTVSIVGSKNPDHPMVVDDALTLEALPPKKKGDDLCWRVGVHIADVSHYIPFGSPLDVEAQRRGTSIYLGETVLPMLPEKLHQCCALAPGQDRLAISVLLTMDGDGNLVEFELQPTLIQVDHQLDYQQVETILHRNQTDAPPSDETSPYPLPSLEEVQPYASVFELLDQLFTLSQVVQTQRHARGAFELNLPEKIIPHEMHSDLGEYLSPKFQYDDEGALGAMVVSSLLPSRSLVTEFMLLANQAVASHLQALQLPGVYRVHRTPDPNEVQELLKLVSNMGIETDLDQEEEVHPRQYQHLTQQFANSKAEKVLTYLLLSTLRPATYSTHPGPHFGLAIEQGYTHFTSPMRRYPDLLVHRVLHTMFEHGRDRRSTRAKDRVDLRHSSSHGKVNWNVIPPEMHAELEEHFTSVVMYLSEQEKLSQDAEADLEGLKKAEFMQQHTGETFHGLITGVQSYGFFVEIEELLVEGLVHVSSLKDDWYEYRSRQQKLVGRKNRRQYRLGDRVEVQVKSVDYYRQQIDLVAVGGGSEALDDDVDDLDEDDIDQTDDLDVGDGDGEDRYDS; this comes from the coding sequence ATGGAATTCACGATCGCAACGCTTCTCACCAACTTTTCTGACGATAAACTGGTTGCACCTAAGGTACTAGAGAAAAAACTTAGCTGTGAGGACGATACCAGTCTGCGCAGGCTGCAAATTGCCCTAGATGCCCTAGAGCGCATCGGCATCCTGACGAAGGATCGGGGGCGCTATCGCCGGGTCTCAGAAAATGATGTGGTGGAGGGCAAGCTGCGATGCTCCAGTAAGGGATTTTGTTTTGCCATCCAAGATTCGGAGGGGGCAGACGATATCTATGTGCGCGAGAGTCAGCTCAATACAGCTTGGAATGGCGATCGCGTCTTGGTGCGAGTCACCAAGGAAGGCAGTCGGCGGCGCAGTCCTGAGGGAGAAGTCCGGCTGATTCTGGAACGGGCCAATAATTCGGTGTTAGCCCGCGTCAAAAAGGTGGGCGATGAATATCGAGCGGTGCCCCTAGACGATCGCTTGCTGTTTGAACTAGAGCTGCAGCCCGGTCGTGATGATCCAGACGGCAAACGCTTAGAAGAAGCTGTGGATCAACTGGTTCACGTGGGCATTGTCCGCTACCCCCTGGGGCAAAACCGTCCTCTGGGCCGAGTGGCGCAAATTTTGGGTAGTGATGCGGAAGCGGCTTCGGATATTGATATCGTTTGCTGCAAGTATGATCTGCCCCGGATCTTTTCCGAGGACGTACTGCAAGCTGCTAAGGCCTTGCCCACTAAGCTGCGGAAATCTGATCTGAAGGGGCGGATGGATCTACGCCATCTGCCAACGGTTTCGATTGTGGGGTCTAAAAATCCAGATCATCCTATGGTTGTGGATGATGCGTTGACCCTAGAAGCCCTGCCTCCCAAGAAAAAAGGTGATGATCTTTGCTGGCGGGTGGGGGTTCATATTGCCGATGTTTCACACTACATTCCCTTTGGCTCTCCCTTGGATGTGGAAGCTCAGCGACGCGGTACCTCCATCTATCTAGGAGAGACGGTGTTGCCCATGCTGCCTGAAAAGCTGCACCAGTGCTGTGCCCTGGCTCCAGGTCAGGATCGCTTAGCTATCTCTGTGTTGCTTACCATGGATGGCGATGGCAACTTGGTGGAGTTTGAACTTCAACCCACGTTGATTCAGGTGGATCACCAACTGGACTACCAGCAGGTGGAAACCATTCTCCATCGCAACCAAACCGATGCTCCCCCCAGCGACGAAACCTCTCCCTATCCGCTGCCCAGCCTAGAGGAAGTGCAGCCCTACGCGTCGGTGTTTGAACTGCTGGATCAACTCTTTACCCTCAGCCAAGTGGTGCAGACCCAGCGCCATGCCCGTGGAGCGTTTGAGCTGAATCTACCGGAAAAGATCATTCCCCATGAAATGCATTCCGACCTCGGGGAATACCTCTCGCCCAAGTTTCAGTATGACGATGAAGGGGCTCTAGGAGCCATGGTGGTTTCATCGCTGCTGCCGTCGCGATCGCTGGTGACTGAGTTTATGCTGCTGGCCAACCAAGCCGTGGCATCACACCTCCAGGCGCTGCAGTTGCCGGGCGTCTACCGCGTTCACCGCACCCCTGACCCTAACGAGGTGCAGGAATTGCTCAAGCTGGTGAGCAATATGGGCATTGAAACGGATTTGGATCAGGAAGAAGAGGTGCATCCTCGCCAATATCAACATCTCACCCAGCAGTTTGCCAACTCCAAGGCCGAAAAGGTGTTGACCTATCTCCTGCTGTCTACCCTGCGGCCTGCCACCTACAGCACCCATCCTGGCCCCCACTTTGGTCTGGCCATTGAGCAGGGCTATACCCACTTCACCTCTCCCATGCGCCGCTATCCAGATTTGCTGGTGCATCGGGTTCTGCACACCATGTTTGAGCATGGGCGCGATCGCCGCTCCACCCGCGCGAAGGATCGGGTAGACCTACGCCATAGCTCCAGCCATGGCAAGGTGAACTGGAACGTGATTCCTCCAGAAATGCACGCGGAGCTGGAGGAGCATTTCACCTCCGTCGTCATGTACCTGAGTGAGCAGGAAAAGCTATCTCAGGATGCTGAGGCGGATCTGGAAGGGCTGAAGAAAGCCGAGTTTATGCAGCAGCATACCGGCGAAACTTTCCACGGCTTGATTACCGGCGTGCAGTCCTACGGGTTCTTTGTGGAAATTGAAGAACTCTTGGTGGAAGGGCTGGTGCATGTCAGCTCCCTGAAAGATGACTGGTACGAGTATCGCTCTCGGCAGCAAAAGCTGGTGGGGCGTAAGAACCGCCGCCAATATCGTCTAGGCGATCGCGTGGAAGTGCAGGTGAAGAGTGTGGATTATTATCGCCAGCAGATTGACCTAGTCGCGGTAGGGGGCGGTAGTGAAGCCCTTGATGATGACGTGGATGACCTAGACGAGGACGATATCGATCAGACCGATGACCTGGATGTGGGTGACGGCGATGGAGAGGATCGTTACGATAGCTAA
- a CDS encoding flavin prenyltransferase UbiX, producing the protein MSSSNSPLSRPLILGITGASGLIYAIRAIKFLLEADYAVELVASKSTYMVWQAEQSIRMPLESAQQEQFWRQQAGVETGGKLHCHPWGDVGANIASGSFRTQGMIVMPCSMSTVAKIATGLSSDLLERAADVQLKEGRPLVIVPRETPFSLIHLRNLTTLAEAGAKIVPAIPAWYHNPQTVNDLVDFVVARVLDQLDIQCVPIKRWDGHLEHGTQEGA; encoded by the coding sequence GTGTCTTCATCTAATTCGCCACTATCTCGCCCCCTGATTCTGGGCATCACGGGGGCGTCGGGTCTCATCTATGCCATCCGGGCCATCAAGTTTTTGCTGGAAGCTGACTATGCTGTCGAGCTGGTCGCTTCCAAGTCTACTTATATGGTCTGGCAGGCTGAACAATCGATTCGTATGCCCCTAGAATCCGCCCAGCAGGAGCAGTTCTGGCGACAGCAGGCTGGCGTGGAAACGGGCGGTAAACTCCATTGCCATCCCTGGGGCGATGTGGGAGCCAACATTGCCAGCGGTTCCTTTCGTACCCAAGGGATGATTGTCATGCCCTGCAGCATGAGTACGGTGGCCAAAATCGCTACGGGCCTCAGTTCCGACTTGCTAGAGCGGGCGGCGGATGTGCAACTCAAGGAAGGACGTCCGTTGGTGATCGTGCCTCGGGAAACCCCCTTCAGCCTGATTCACCTGCGCAATCTCACCACCCTGGCAGAGGCGGGGGCGAAGATTGTGCCGGCCATTCCCGCCTGGTACCACAACCCACAAACGGTGAACGATTTAGTAGATTTTGTCGTGGCGCGGGTGTTAGACCAGCTGGATATTCAATGCGTCCCGATCAAGCGTTGGGATGGGCATTTGGAGCATGGAACCCAGGAGGGCGCATGA